From the genome of Syntrophus gentianae, one region includes:
- the nusB gene encoding transcription antitermination factor NusB: protein MRQRRIAREIALQVLYSLEVVEMEAGEAIELYWNHHEAPVEAKPFSSLLVEGTWEHRDQIDALIVSCSENWSIARMSKVDKSILRMAVFELCFCADIPPKVTMNEAIDLGKVYGSENSGSFINGILDALHVKLNKKGVDQEIGSSLEESKQ, encoded by the coding sequence ATGCGTCAGAGAAGGATAGCACGGGAAATTGCCCTGCAGGTTCTTTACAGCCTGGAAGTTGTGGAAATGGAGGCGGGGGAGGCTATCGAGCTGTATTGGAATCATCACGAAGCCCCGGTGGAAGCAAAACCTTTTTCGTCCCTTCTGGTCGAAGGGACGTGGGAACATCGGGATCAGATTGACGCTTTGATCGTCAGCTGCTCCGAAAACTGGTCCATAGCCAGGATGTCCAAAGTCGATAAAAGCATCCTGCGCATGGCGGTTTTTGAACTCTGTTTCTGTGCGGATATTCCCCCAAAAGTGACGATGAATGAAGCCATTGATCTGGGAAAGGTTTACGGATCGGAAAATTCCGGTTCTTTTATCAATGGAATTCTTGACGCCCTGCATGTAAAACTCAATAAAAAGGGCGTCGATCAGGAAATCGGCAGTTCCCTGGAAGAGTCGAAACAGTAA
- the ribE gene encoding 6,7-dimethyl-8-ribityllumazine synthase — protein sequence MPIATEGRLIATGMRIGIAVSRFNDFIGSRLLDGALDALIRSGAEEKDIQIYRVPGAFELPLVAKKLAGSKRFDAIICLGAVIRGATPHFDYISAEVSKGIANVGLEMGVPIAFGVLTTDTIEQAIERAGTKAGNKGWDAAMTAIEMVDLLRQI from the coding sequence ATGCCGATAGCAACAGAGGGACGTTTAATTGCCACAGGAATGAGAATTGGCATCGCCGTCAGCCGTTTTAATGATTTTATTGGCAGTCGGCTTCTGGATGGTGCTCTGGATGCCCTGATACGTTCCGGGGCGGAAGAAAAGGACATTCAGATTTATCGGGTGCCTGGGGCATTCGAATTGCCGCTGGTGGCTAAAAAGCTTGCCGGGAGTAAACGCTTTGATGCCATCATCTGCCTGGGGGCGGTGATCCGCGGTGCGACGCCGCATTTTGATTACATCAGTGCAGAGGTATCCAAAGGGATTGCCAATGTCGGTCTGGAGATGGGAGTTCCCATAGCCTTTGGCGTTTTGACGACGGATACGATCGAACAGGCGATTGAACGGGCGGGTACCAAGGCCGGGAACAAAGGCTGGGATGCCGCCATGACGGCCATCGAGATGGTTGATCTATTAAGGCAGATATGA
- the leuS gene encoding leucine--tRNA ligase produces MNRKYTPQEIEEKWQRYWEENGTFKVTEDPAKKKYYLLEMFPYPSGKIHIGHVRNYTIGDVVARYKRMEGYNVLHPMGWDSFGMPAENAAIERGIHPSLWTNENIAHMRKQLKRMGFSYDWDREVSTCEPEYYRWEQLFFLWMFEKGLVYKKTSSVNWCPKCETVLANEQVEAGLCWRCGSEVMEKILDQWFFRITSYIDELLEGCDRLTGWPERVLTMQRNWIGKSYGCEVSFPMADGPGDIKVFTTRQDTLFGATFMLIAAEHPLVMELVKGNPLEQEAIAFAEEVKKQDKLMRTSDYYEKQGLFLGCYCLNPLTGWKMPIFATNFVLADYGTGCVMAVPTHDQRDFEFAEKFNLRKVVVISPPGRTLDPETMTEAYVEEGILVNSGPFDGMENLKALDAIADYLVAQGKGKRTIQYRLRDWGISRQRYWGAPIPMINCQKCGTVPVPETDLPVVLPRDVDFSGEGGSPLVRHPEFLNTTCPVCGGPAKRESDTMDTFVESSWYFERYCCPGFAEKPGLNRKQVDYWMPVDQYIGGIEHAILHLLYARFYTKMLRDFGLVGVDEPFTNLLTQGMVCKETTRCPEHGYLFPEEVNEGRCVHCQSEVVIGKTEKMSKSLKNVVDPDYLVRQYGADTARMFCLFAAPPEKDLEWSDQGVEGSFRFIGRTWRIVVDYLDDLQGIAPFRGGEELEGELKSLRRKTHQTIKKVREDIGERFHFNTAISAIMELVNTLYGLPRPSLEDRKALGVVRETIEAIVLLLAPIVPHLTEELWQMLGQEGACLADSPLPTYDPAVAAEDEMIIVIQVNGKVRGRITVTPDEQEEKIKALAMSDEKVTRFIEGKSVVKQVYVPKKLVNIVVKG; encoded by the coding sequence ATGAACAGAAAATACACACCTCAGGAAATTGAAGAGAAGTGGCAGCGATACTGGGAAGAAAACGGGACTTTCAAGGTTACGGAAGATCCGGCCAAGAAGAAATACTACCTTCTGGAGATGTTTCCTTACCCCTCCGGCAAGATTCATATCGGTCATGTAAGAAACTATACCATCGGCGATGTGGTGGCCCGGTACAAACGAATGGAGGGGTACAACGTTCTGCACCCCATGGGCTGGGATTCCTTCGGCATGCCGGCGGAGAATGCCGCCATTGAAAGGGGCATTCATCCCTCCCTCTGGACGAATGAGAATATCGCCCACATGAGGAAGCAACTCAAGCGGATGGGGTTCAGCTATGACTGGGATCGCGAGGTCTCGACCTGCGAACCGGAATATTATCGCTGGGAACAGCTTTTTTTCCTCTGGATGTTCGAAAAGGGCCTCGTTTACAAGAAAACCTCCAGTGTAAATTGGTGCCCCAAGTGTGAAACCGTCCTGGCCAACGAACAGGTGGAAGCAGGACTTTGCTGGCGTTGCGGTTCCGAGGTGATGGAAAAAATTCTCGATCAGTGGTTCTTTCGCATTACCTCCTACATCGATGAACTCCTGGAAGGATGCGACCGGTTGACGGGTTGGCCGGAACGGGTGCTGACCATGCAGCGGAACTGGATCGGCAAGAGTTACGGCTGCGAGGTTTCCTTCCCTATGGCGGATGGACCCGGCGACATCAAGGTCTTTACGACCCGTCAGGATACCCTCTTCGGCGCCACCTTCATGCTGATTGCCGCCGAACATCCCCTCGTCATGGAACTGGTCAAAGGGAACCCTCTTGAACAAGAGGCGATCGCCTTTGCGGAGGAAGTCAAAAAGCAGGACAAGCTGATGCGGACCTCGGATTATTATGAAAAACAGGGACTCTTTCTCGGCTGCTACTGCCTCAATCCGCTGACCGGCTGGAAAATGCCGATTTTTGCAACCAATTTTGTCCTTGCCGATTACGGCACCGGATGTGTGATGGCCGTGCCGACCCATGATCAGCGCGACTTCGAATTTGCCGAAAAATTCAATCTCCGCAAGGTGGTGGTCATCTCGCCGCCGGGGCGGACCCTCGATCCGGAGACCATGACGGAGGCCTATGTGGAAGAGGGCATCCTGGTCAATTCCGGTCCCTTTGACGGGATGGAAAACCTCAAGGCCCTGGATGCGATCGCCGATTATCTGGTTGCTCAGGGAAAGGGAAAAAGGACCATCCAATACCGGCTCCGGGACTGGGGCATATCCCGGCAGCGATACTGGGGGGCGCCCATTCCCATGATCAACTGCCAGAAATGCGGCACGGTGCCGGTTCCGGAAACCGACCTTCCCGTCGTCCTGCCCCGGGATGTCGATTTTTCAGGGGAAGGGGGATCGCCCCTGGTGAGGCACCCCGAGTTCCTCAACACGACCTGTCCCGTCTGCGGCGGTCCGGCGAAGAGAGAAAGCGACACGATGGACACCTTTGTGGAATCCTCCTGGTATTTCGAACGCTACTGCTGTCCCGGCTTTGCGGAAAAACCCGGACTCAACCGGAAACAGGTGGATTACTGGATGCCCGTGGATCAGTATATCGGCGGGATTGAGCATGCCATCCTTCATCTCCTCTACGCCCGTTTTTACACCAAGATGCTCCGGGATTTCGGTCTTGTCGGGGTGGACGAGCCTTTCACGAATCTGTTGACCCAGGGAATGGTCTGTAAGGAAACGACCCGCTGTCCGGAGCACGGCTATCTCTTTCCGGAAGAAGTCAATGAAGGCCGGTGCGTCCATTGCCAGTCCGAGGTGGTGATCGGCAAGACGGAGAAGATGTCCAAATCCCTGAAGAATGTCGTCGATCCGGATTATCTGGTCCGGCAGTACGGAGCGGATACGGCCCGGATGTTCTGCCTCTTTGCCGCGCCGCCGGAAAAAGACCTGGAATGGAGTGACCAGGGGGTGGAGGGATCGTTCCGCTTTATCGGGCGGACGTGGCGCATTGTTGTGGATTATCTGGATGACCTCCAGGGAATCGCTCCCTTCCGGGGAGGGGAGGAACTGGAAGGTGAATTGAAGAGCCTCCGTCGCAAGACCCATCAGACGATCAAGAAGGTCCGGGAGGATATCGGAGAGCGTTTCCACTTCAATACGGCCATCAGTGCGATTATGGAACTGGTCAACACCCTCTACGGTCTGCCCCGACCGTCCCTCGAGGACCGCAAGGCCCTTGGCGTGGTCCGCGAGACCATCGAGGCCATTGTGCTGCTGCTGGCGCCGATCGTGCCCCATCTGACCGAAGAGCTCTGGCAGATGCTTGGGCAGGAAGGGGCCTGTCTGGCCGATTCGCCATTGCCGACTTATGATCCGGCAGTGGCTGCGGAAGATGAAATGATTATAGTCATCCAGGTTAATGGCAAAGTACGGGGCCGGATCACTGTAACACCGGATGAACAGGAGGAAAAAATCAAGGCGCTGGCAATGAGCGATGAGAAGGTAACCCGTTTTATCGAGGGGAAATCCGTGGTCAAGCAGGTCTATGTGCCGAAGAAACTCGTGAACATCGTTGTGAAGGGATGA